From the Oryzias melastigma strain HK-1 linkage group LG13, ASM292280v2, whole genome shotgun sequence genome, the window TGTGAAGCTTTTTGTGATTAAACATTTACTTAGCTTTACCTGCACCTCCAGACGTGAGTCTCAAACTTCATGAATCATGGACTGAGGTGTTTGAAGCAAAAgttatatttagttatttttacattttcaccataaaaacaggcagctttaaattaattatttcttgTTTTCCAGTTTTGTCTTCAAACTTGTTGTTTATAAGGTTAATTCTGAAATATTCTTTTAATTCAGTGTTGGTTTCGAGGAGTGAGGAATATTTCATCAGAACCACATTAGATCATGTCTTCAAGCTCTCACTCGTTTTCTTTCTTGTTCTTACACGTAAAGATATCATACAATCTGGTTGATTCAAAAACTGGCAGagagttgaaagtaaaaataaacgttcATCTGTCAGTAATTAGTCAGTTTAAATGgctgctttgcttttttaagctgttttttttgtgttggacATCTGCCTGCTGTTGTTCCAGACCTGTCAGCTCAACATGGGAGATTCAGGCCAACatcaaagatgtttgtttttgaacatgATTGGAGAAGATAAACAcggagagaaaaatatataagcCTGGTGCACAATGAGGCTCCAGCTaacatgctaaagctaacatctGCAGGACCTGTCGCAGCATTTTAATGTGCCGATTGAACCAGTGACCAAAGAATGATAGAAACAGAGACGTggcattgaaaataaaaacagcagaatatcTGTGGTTTGTTTCTGCTTCTGTGTCGAGTCGTGAAGCAGACAGAACATCAGGAAGAACCTTCAGCTGCTGTTGGACGACCAACCAGCAAACGTCTAGATTTAATTTCTTCTTTCTGATAATCCAGTGAAGAACAATTAACCAAAACCAGGTTTAGAGTTAGCATCATAGAGACCGACACACCTTTCACCCCTCTCTATAACTCACCCTGTGATAGAGAGGCTCCGCCCAAcaacagctgggataggcttCAGCAACCCTGTGACATTGAAAGGCTCCAGAagatttagaaaatggatgaatggatagattCATGTATTTACATGTCTGCTGCTGTTCTGGAAGTTGTGGGCTGATAATGGTTTCCTcttaatacaaataaacatgcttctaggttaattggtgactctaaccCTGGGCTACCATGACAACCGATTGCTGGAGtcagtaactttaaaagtgtgagaggaTCCCACACTACATACAGTCTCATCCGACTCTCACAATCCTGCCTCTCCTGCGCTTCGAATTTGGTTCAACCTTGTCGGGTCAACctatgtgagtttggagtttcacAGAGTTGGCTGCAGACTCTGTAGCCAAGGGGAGTCCTCTGCCGTAGCTAGACGGCTCCCACGTCACACCTACGGTTGCCGGGGTAAATAGTCCCTAGTTGTGACTGTAAGGTCgcatccaaattcttccctttcgctcaatttgaagtggcagtttaaGTGGAAGTCGTGTCCGGGattataatttctttaaatttctccctccaaacggaggggtaGAAGTCCACCGTCGAAAGGGTAATCCGGGTCGccctgagaagcgcttttcttcactttggtgtgctctgaagcacagaagtttacattttaatgtaagtaatgactttttgttgaagcacgacctttttttaagtaataaaacCACGaatgttatgtatattcaagcgctggaagcttcACTCTAAAGCCAGCGGACCGGctattattgatgacgtcatcgaacgaaagaaacgtctgaaatattagacactattttttctctccgtttggagggctaaatgaaggagaagggaagaattcgcaCTGGGTCTAAGTGTGCATGATTCTGAGGCTGCCAACCTGTCCAGAGTAGCTCACCTTCACCCAACACTAACCAGGACAGGCTCTGGCAGCTCCGGGACCTCACAAGGGAGTTAatgggttaagaaaataaatggatgtttttttttttcacaaatccaTCAGTAAcaatatctgattttttttttttactttcatcagTAGTTTGCTACACTTGATCAATATTGCCTTTCATCATAAATGATCcagattttaacatttattaaatattttcagactCTTActaatcaactttatttataatcctctttttatccatgaaaacaaaacatttttccccccaaatgtTGCTAATATTTTACGTGTTTGTTCTGCAAGTCGTTTCTGGAATTAAAGATTCaaattttcaaagttttgaGGTCAACTGTACTGTCcagatttttatgtttaatctAAGGATCAaagttttttgtcattattgattactcagaaaaaataaacatggacACAACTCTGTCTGGAGTTTTATctcttaaactttattaaaaaataatttgttaacAGTAAAGTCTTGATGATGGACTTCTGTTTAGTGTCAGTTTAATCAACCTCCCCACACATTCacaacatttacttttaatttaaagtcaatCAAGAACCACATTAATCCATGTTCGCTTGTCTCTTCTGATACTCTACtttctaaaactgaaaaattaagaaaaaagtttatcttATGAGTTTAAAACTGAAGCGTTTGTGGTTCCATTCCTACAGGAGGAACATGTGATGAACAAATTGACGACAGATTATTATGAAGAGTTCTTTGTTGTGAAAGAGGAGCAGCTGacaggtttttaagaaaatcgTGAAGAGGTTAAATTAAAagtcattaaagtttttttacatGATCTGTTTGGTCTTCCTTGATTTGAAGTTGTTGAAGTTCTCTTCTCTGAAAAAGTTTGATAATAAGATAAAGTGGATTCAAACGGCCTCTGTTGACTTTTCCTCATTTctgcagaattatttttttcttgtctttggtaaaaaaataaatcatcatcAAACCGGAACATGTGAACAGAACAGGCACCAGGATTTTGGCTAAAGGAGATTAAAAAGAgtctaaaatgagaataaaactgCCCTAAATGATGATAACAAAGTTTCACAGAAACCCAAAAtcacctgaaaacaaacaacatacaAGTAAACAACCATTAGTGCAGATGCCAGTGAGGCAGCAGGGAGTCGGACAGTTCCTTCATTCTCTTGGTGACGTCACGACTTCTCAGTACGGTTTCTTCAGGACATAGAAGAACACACGTGTtaacacacaataaaaacacaccttaacaTAGATTAAAAACAGATACACACCAAGTCTTAACACACACAGGTTAGCAAACATTGTTAATACACACGTTAACAAGCACACATtaataaacaaatgtaaagaCACACACAATAACATACACATTAACACACGTTATCACATTCCCCACATGTGAGCTTCAAGTAAAGTGTAACTGGAATAAACATTTGCTTACATTTGATCGtctttttgctgcaaaaaacaaacaaacctcagTTATTCTGATGAAAGACATTCTCACAGCAGACAGATGACATTCTGCTTCAGGTGCTGCTTACTTGAGTTCAGGTACAGCAGCATCACAATCAGAACTCCCAACAGACTGATCAGAACGAGGGTGACAGCCAGGTAAAACATGGGGCTGGTGGCTTCTGCACAGAACAGACATGCTACCGATGAATCTCTGCTGCCACCAAGTGGTGCTTCCACTCTCCTACAGTCCTTACCTTCAACTTGAAGGATGAAGCTTTTCTTGATGGGAACCCTGAGCGAGGGATGGGAAACGCTGCAGGAGAACTGCTTTCCAGATGACTTCAGCGAAGCCTTGAGGTAAAAGAAAGCCGACAGAGTGTAGGTCTGGTCCTGGTTGTGTTTGTGGCTGGAGAACAGAATGTTTTTGAGTTCCCGAGGCAGAGGAGCTCCGACTCTTTGACCCGACGCTGCGGGGTCCTGCTCACGCCAGAGGATCTCCACGTCCAGAGGATAGTAGTTCTCTGCCAGGCAAACAACCTTGTGCTCTTTACCCTCCTCCAGCACTAAAGTGGGACCCACATTCAAGGAGACCCGAGGACTCTCTGGGGAAGTTGATATTTTCATGTTAACAACAACTCTGCAAGTCCTACTTTTGATTTGTGccaagtttttcaaaataaaagtttttccatTTCTAGCTTTAACAGAACACTCAGTACAGATAAGAACCATGGGTAAAATGTACAATGACAGCATCTCAAGAACTTTCCTCAGATTTTCAAAAGGTCACATTTAGAAGCATATGTTTTTTgacacataaattaaaaaaaaacataagatgTGACAAAAATCCCAGGATCAAATTCAAACAGTGAAAACTTCAAACCCTGAAGGAGCCAGGAGAGACACCAGATCTTCTCAGAAAGGCTACTGTCTGTAAGCATTACACTTTTATAAACGCTGTAGCAGCACAACCACTGATGGAAAAGATCCGTTCAGATcagaacaacacaaacacaaagaaaaggtgtttttttttgtcatgaccGACACATCTCCTCACCTTCAATGTGCAGGTTTAGATCCATGGTGGCGAAAAGCGGGTTCACAGACACAGAACAAATGTAGCTTCCTTCGCTGCTCATCTTGGTGACGGGGAGTGTGTAGGAGGCATCTCCCCCAGCCAGAGCCTTCCTCCCAACCCCAGAGCCATGGATCTCCCCGGAGCGGCTGTTGTAGCTGAAGAGCTTCTTCCTCTCTCCGCGGGACTGCCAGTGCCACTCCACGGTGACGTTTGGGCCTCGGTGGTCGATGCTGAACTGACAGTGAAGTTTCGGCTGCGAGAGCAGTCTGACTTTTGCAGAGGGAGTCTCTGATTTGAGGAACATGGCAACTGTGGACACATACAGGATGAATATGTGTCGTTTTGACACGCAGAAGCTCCGTCAGATGGAGAACACGTACCTGTGGTGGTAAGTACCTCGCGGTCGGCTATGGCCGGCCAGCTGTGGAAGTCCTGCTGTCCTGGAGGAGTTTGGTCAGACGGTTGTCTGAGGAAAGCAGTGACGATGAACTGTTCCTTCCTGTGTCTGAGGATGCAGGTGAACCAGTAGTTGTAGCCCTCTGCCCCCAGGGCCGGCCAGCGGACATGGATGCCCTTTGTGCTGTACCGACGGACCTCACACTCCAAATCCTCTGCTTCCACCCCTTCAATGGACCGCTGCAGGTCCAGTTTAGAAACTAAAGCAACATCAAAAGTCATGAATGTAATACTTTTTGGCCCTGTTTCGTGTCTTGGACAGAAGCTTACCAGTGATAAGAAAGGTGATGGCGTGAGGATTAACAGGAGCGTCTCCTTTTTGACCAAACTGAACCATCGCCTCTCTGTGGATGAGCTGTGTCTCAATGTGTCCTTCATTGTTTAAAGACACACGTTCGTCAGTGAACTGACATGACAGCCATGGTATCTGCTGAACGCTGCTCACGACTGAGAACACAAGCATAAACACACCATTTAGTTCCTATTCCCCCACAAGCCTTTTACATTTGATGAAAAACCTGATAAAACACtgtaaaactgcaataaaacttcaaataacTTACCACCAATcacataaaagtaaataatcATTTTCTGGAATTCTCCCATTTTGATTATTCATTGAAATGTCTTGGTTCACCTTGTTGCTTCAACAGAGCAGTctgtaaaaaatactttcattttcacttctgcagaaacaaaccGATTTGCCTACAGCTAGCGTCACGTGACTTAATATATTTAAACCTGaacgaaaacaaacaaacaaacaaacatgtatatttaaagatatatatatattcaagaCAGTATTTAAAACACctgatataaaacatttaatctcGCTCGAACG encodes:
- the LOC112149483 gene encoding tapasin-related protein, yielding MGEFQKMIIYFYVIGVVSSVQQIPWLSCQFTDERVSLNNEGHIETQLIHREAMVQFGQKGDAPVNPHAITFLITVSKLDLQRSIEGVEAEDLECEVRRYSTKGIHVRWPALGAEGYNYWFTCILRHRKEQFIVTAFLRQPSDQTPPGQQDFHSWPAIADREVLTTTVAMFLKSETPSAKVRLLSQPKLHCQFSIDHRGPNVTVEWHWQSRGERKKLFSYNSRSGEIHGSGVGRKALAGGDASYTLPVTKMSSEGSYICSVSVNPLFATMDLNLHIEESPRVSLNVGPTLVLEEGKEHKVVCLAENYYPLDVEILWREQDPAASGQRVGAPLPRELKNILFSSHKHNQDQTYTLSAFFYLKASLKSSGKQFSCSVSHPSLRVPIKKSFILQVEEATSPMFYLAVTLVLISLLGVLIVMLLYLNSTKRRSNKPY